In a single window of the Serratia quinivorans genome:
- the clcD gene encoding Carboxymethylenebutenolidase, with protein MKTDQVMTLKQAQGGFTPAVTPLAASTIITDEQGIHAGETTIPSQGDNLPAYIAKPADSSGPFPVVLVVQEIFGVHEHIQDVCRRLAKQGYLAIAPELYFRQGDARDYTDIGELFQKLVTKVPDRQVLADLDHAAHWATRHGGDAGKLAITGFCWGGRISWLYAAHNPQLKAAVAWYGKLVGEKTLNSPKHPIDVATQLSAPVLGLYGGQDTGITLDTVESMRQALRAANADAEIVVYPDVGHAFNADYRPSYDAEAAADGWQRMLAWFTQHGVPGVK; from the coding sequence ATGAAAACCGATCAAGTGATGACATTAAAACAGGCCCAGGGGGGATTCACCCCGGCCGTTACACCCTTGGCTGCTTCAACCATTATCACCGACGAACAAGGCATTCATGCCGGGGAAACCACCATTCCTTCACAGGGTGACAATCTGCCGGCCTATATCGCCAAACCTGCCGATAGCAGCGGCCCCTTCCCGGTGGTGCTGGTGGTACAAGAGATTTTTGGCGTGCATGAGCACATTCAGGACGTGTGTCGTCGCCTGGCCAAACAGGGCTATCTGGCGATAGCACCGGAACTGTATTTCCGTCAGGGAGATGCCCGGGATTACACCGACATCGGCGAACTGTTCCAAAAACTGGTGACCAAAGTGCCGGATCGTCAGGTGCTGGCGGATCTGGATCATGCCGCTCATTGGGCCACGCGCCACGGTGGCGATGCCGGCAAGCTGGCGATTACCGGTTTCTGCTGGGGCGGGCGTATTAGCTGGCTGTATGCGGCACATAATCCGCAGTTGAAAGCGGCCGTCGCCTGGTACGGCAAACTGGTGGGCGAAAAAACGCTGAACTCGCCAAAACATCCGATCGATGTCGCTACCCAACTCTCTGCGCCGGTGCTGGGATTATATGGCGGGCAAGACACAGGTATCACGCTGGATACGGTGGAAAGCATGCGTCAGGCGCTGCGTGCGGCCAACGCCGATGCCGAGATCGTGGTCTATCCCGACGTCGGCCATGCCTTCAATGCCGATTACCGGCCAAGCTATGATGCCGAAGCGGCCGCCGACGGTTGGCAACGCATGCTGGC